In the Hordeum vulgare subsp. vulgare chromosome 7H, MorexV3_pseudomolecules_assembly, whole genome shotgun sequence genome, one interval contains:
- the LOC123413569 gene encoding receptor-like protein 7 translates to MLPHTKSCMMMHPLPLVLLLLLLQIQLLAVSSHPPWAAGTFINHTAITHARCLPDQASALLRLKRSFTTTDESVAAFQSWKAGTDCCSWEGIRCGATSGRVTSLDLGDCGLQSDHLDHVIFELTSLRYLNLGGNDFNLSEIPSTGFEQLTMLTHLNLSTCNFSGQVPAYSIGRLMSLVSLDLSFQYEIIELFDIGYIVDSGFTNKGELTLPHLTTLVANLTCLEELHLGWVDMSGQGEEWCNALANYTPNINVLSLPLCSLSSPICGSLASLQSLSVVDLQYNWLTGSVPEFFANFSSLSVLRLSYNHDLQGWVPPAIFQHKKLVTIDLQNNRHMTGNLPNFSTDSNLENLLLGDTNFSGTITNSISNLKHLKKLGLNARGFAGELPSSIGRLRSLNSLQISGLGLVGSISPWILNLTSIEVLEVSYCGLHGQIPSSIGDLNKLKKLALYNCNFSGVIPCGIFNLTQLDTLELHSNNLIGTMQLNSFSKLQKLFDLNLSNNKLNVIEGDYNSSLASFPDIWYLSLASCNITNFPNILRHLNDINGVDLSNNQIHGAIPHWAWEKWTGAGFFFLNLSHNYFTTVGYDTFLPLSVLYFDLSFNMFEGPIPITKYSRVLDYSSNHFTSMPINISTQLDNTLYFKASRNHLSGNISPSFCSTTLQIIDLAWNNLSGSIPPCLMEDANVLQVLNLEENKLSGELPHNINESCMFEALDFSDNQIEGQLPRSIVSCKYLEVLDIGNNQISDSFPCWMAMLARLQVLVLKSNKFFGHISPFIADERNACQFPSLRVLDLSSNNLSGTLTEKIFVGLKSMMVKVVNQTPVMEYHGANSQNNQVYQVNIVLTYKGFEVVFTKLLRGLVFIDLSNNAIHGSIPEAIGKLVLLQSLNMSHNSITGLIPQVGRLNQLESLDLSSNHISGEIPQEVSSLDFLTTLNLSNNLLHGRIPESPHFSTFDNSSFMGNTGLCGPPLSKQCSNEKTPHSALHISKEKHLDVMLFLFVGLGIGVGFAVAIVVIWVLPHRNNHE, encoded by the coding sequence ATGCTACCACATACTAAGTCCTGCATGATGATGCATCCCTTGCCACTAGTACTGCTGTTGCTCCTCCTACAAATCCAGCTCCTGGCAGTAAGCTCCCACCCGCCTTGGGCTGCTGGTACGTTCATCAATCACACCGCCATAACACATGCTCGATGCTTGCCGGACCAAGCATCGGCGCTGCTCCGGCTGAAAcgttccttcaccaccaccgacgAGTCTGTCGCAGCCTTCCAGTCGTGGAAGGCCGGAACGGACTGCTGCAGCTGGGAGGGCATCCGATGCGGTGCCACCAGCGGCCGTGTCACTTCACTTGATTTGGGTGATTGCGGCTTGCAGAGTGACCACCTCGATCATGTGATCTTCGAGCTGACCTCCCTCAGGTATCTCAACCTGGGTGGAAATGACTTCAATCTTTCTGAAATACCATCCACCGGGTTTGAGCAGCTCACAATGCTCACCCATCTTAACCTTTCCACTTGCAACTTTTCAGGCCAAGTGCCTGCCTATAGCATCGGCCGTCTCATGTCTTTGGTTTCTCTCGATCTTTCCTTCCAATATGAAATTATTGAGCTGTTTGACATTGGTTATATAGTTGACAGTGGTTTCACCAACAAAGGGGAGCTCACACTGCCTCACTTAACAACCTTAGTTGCAAACCTTACATGTCTGGAGGAGCTCCATCTTGGCTGGGTGGACATGTCCGGGCAAGGAGAAGAGTGGTGCAATGCTCTAGCCAATTACACACCAAATATCAATGTTCTTAGCTTGCCCTTATGCTCGCTCTCTAGTCCCATCTGTGGATCCCTCGCTAGTTTGCAATCATTATCTGTGGTCGATCTACAGTACAATTGGTTGACTGGTTCAGTCCCAGAATTCTTTGCCAACTTCTCCTCCTTAAGTGTTCTCCGGCTTAGCTATAATCATGACCTTCAAGGATGGGTCCCTCCTGCGATCTTTCAACACAAAAAACTAGTGACTATTGACCTTCAAAACAATCGTCATATGACAGGTAATCTGCCAAATTTCTCAACTGACAGTAATCTGGAGAACTTACTTCTCGGCGACACCAATTTCTCTGGTACAATAACAAATTCCATTAGTAATCTCAAACATTTGAAGAAGCTTGGCCTTAATGCTCGCGGTTTTGCTGGAGAGCTACCCTCATCAATCGGTAGGCTCAGATCCTTGAACTCATTGCAGATCTCTGGGTTGGGACTAGTAGGTTCAATATCACCCTGGATCCTAAACTTAACCTCCATAGAGGTTCTAGAAGTTTCCTATTGTGGTTTACATGGACAAATACCTTCTTCCATTGGTGATTTGAACAAATTGAAGAAACTGGCATTGTATAACTGCAATTTTTCAGGGGTAATACCTTGCGGTATCTTCAACTTAACTCAATTAGATACCCTCGAACTTCATTCAAATAATTTAATTGGCACCATGCAACTGAACTCGTTCTCAAAATTGCAAAAACTATTTGATTTGAATCTCTCAAACAATAAATTAAATGTAATTGAAGGAGATTATAATTCTTCACTAGCATCCTTCCCTGACATTTGGTATCTATCTTTGGCATCATGTAACATAACAAATTTCCCTAACATTCTGAGACATTTAAATGACATAAATGGAGTTGATCTTTCGAATAACCAGATTCATGGAGCTATACCCCACTGGGCATGGGAGAAATGGACAGGCGCTGGTTTTTTCTTTCTGAACTTATCACACAATTATTTTACTACTGTTGGGTATGACACCTTCCTTCCTTTGTCTGTCTTATATTTCGATCTCAGTTTTAACATGTTTGAGGGGCCAATACCTATAACCAAATACTCCAGGGTGCTTGACTACTCAAGCAACCATTTCACATCCATGCCAATCAACATTTCTACTCAACTTGATAATACCCTCTATTTCAAGGCATCAAGAAACCACCTCTCGGGAAATATTTCACCATCTTTTTGTAGCACAACGCTACAAATTATTGATCTTGCTTGGAATAACCTCAGTGGTTCAATACCTCCATGCCTAATGGAGGATGCGAATGTACTCCAAGTTCTAAATCTGGAAGAAAACAAACTTTCTGGGGAGTTGCCCCATAATATCAACGAAAGTTGCATGTTTGAGGCACTTGACTTCAGCGACAACCAAATTGAAGGACAGTTGCCCAGATCTATAGTATCTTGCAAATACTTGGAGGTCCTCGATATTGGAAACAATCAAATTAGTGACTCTTTTCCATGTTGGATGGCTATGCTTGCCAGACTTCAAGTCCTAGTTCTGAAGTCGAACAAGTTTTTTGGACATATATCACCTTTTATTGCTGATGAAAGGAACGCGTGCCAATTTCCAAGTCTGCGGGTCCTTGATTTGTCCTCCAACAACTTATCAGGGACATTGACAGAAAAAATATTTGTTGGATTGAAGTCCATGATGGTAAAAGTTGTGAACCAAACGCCAGTGATGGAGTATCATGGTGCAAATAGCCAAAACAACCAAGTATATCAAGTTAACATTGTGCTCACATACAAAGGGTTTGAGGTAGTCTTTACCAAATTATTAAGAGGCCTGGTATTCATTGATCTGTCAAACAATGCAATCCATGGCAGCATTCCAGAAGCTATTGGAAAACTTGTTTTGCTGCAATCACTCAACATGTCGCACAACTCCATCACGGGGCTGATTCCTCAGGTCGGTCGTTTGAACCAGCTGGAGTCTTTGGACCTCTCGTCAAATCATATTTCAGGAGAGATTCCACAGGAGGTATCATCTCTCGACTTTCTCACAACATTAAACCTATCTAACAACTTGCTGCATGGGAGGATACCAGAGTCGCCTCATTTCTCGACATTCGATAATAGCTCATTTATGGGCAACACTGGGTTATGTGGGCCTCCACTTTCAAAACAATGCAGCAATGAGAAAACACCACATTCGGCCCTGCATATTTCAAAGGAGAAGCATTTGGATGTTATGCTATTTCTTTTTGTTGGATTGGGAATTGGTGTAGGGTTTGCTGTTGCAATTGTAGTGATATGGGTGCTCCCTCATAGGAATAATCATGAATGA
- the LOC123411851 gene encoding receptor-like protein 7, producing MLPHTKSCMMMHPLPLVLLLLLLQIQLLAVSSHPPWAAGTFINHTAITHARCLPDQASALLRLKRSFTTTDESVAAFQSWKAGTDCCSWEGIRCGATSGRVTSLDLGDCGLQSDHLDHVIFELTSLRYLNLGGNDFNLSEIPSTGFEQLTMLTHLNLSTCNFSGQVPAYSIGRLMSLVSLDLSFQYEIIELFDIGYIVDSGFTNKGELTLPHLTTLVANLTCLEELHLGWVDMSGQGEEWCNALANYTPNINVLSLPLCSLSSPICGSLASLQSLSVVDLQYNWLTGSVPEFFANFSSLSVLRLSYNHDLQGWVPPAIFQHKKLVTIDLQNNRHMTGNLPNFSTDSNLENLLLGDTNFSGTITNSISNLKHLKKLGLNARGFAGELPSSIGRLRSLNSLQISGLGLVGSISPWILNLTSIEVLEVSYCGLHGQIPSSIGDLNKLKKLALYNCNFSGVIPCGIFNLTQLDTLELHSNNLIGTMQLNSFSKLQKLFDLNLSNNKLNVIEGDYNSSLASFPDIWYLSLASCNITNFPNILRHLNDINGVDLSNNQIHGAIPHWAWEKWTGAGFFFLNLSHNYFTTVGYDTFLPLSVLYFDLSFNMFEGPIPITKYSRVLDYSSNHFTSMPINISTQLDNTLYFKASRNHLSGNISPSFCSTTLQIIDLAWNNLSGSIPPCLMEDANVLQVLNLEENKLSGELPHNINESCMFEALDFSDNQIEGQLPRSIVSCKYLEVLDIGNNQISDSFPCWMAMLARLQVLVLKSNKFFGHISPFIADERNACQFPSLRVLDLSSNNLSGTLTEKIFVGLKSMMVKVVNQTPVMEYHGANSQNNQVYQVNIVLTYKGFEVVFTKLLRGLVFIDLSNNAIHGSIPEAIGKLVLLQSLNMSHNSITGLIPQVGRLNQLESLDLSSNHISGEIPQEVSSLDFLTTLNLSNNLLHGRIPESPHFSTFDNSSFMGNTGLCGPPLSKQCSNEKTPHSALHISKEKHLDVMLFLFVGLGIGVGFAVAIVVIWVLPHRNNHE from the coding sequence ATGCTACCACATACTAAGTCCTGCATGATGATGCATCCCTTGCCACTAGTACTGCTGTTGCTCCTCCTACAAATCCAGCTCCTGGCAGTAAGCTCCCACCCGCCTTGGGCTGCTGGTACGTTCATCAATCACACCGCCATAACACATGCTCGATGCTTGCCGGACCAAGCATCGGCGCTGCTCCGGCTGAAAcgttccttcaccaccaccgacgAGTCTGTCGCAGCCTTCCAGTCGTGGAAGGCCGGAACGGACTGCTGCAGCTGGGAGGGCATCCGATGCGGTGCCACCAGCGGCCGTGTCACTTCACTTGATTTGGGTGATTGCGGCTTGCAGAGTGACCACCTCGATCATGTGATCTTCGAGCTGACCTCCCTCAGGTATCTCAACCTGGGTGGAAATGACTTCAATCTTTCTGAAATACCATCCACCGGGTTTGAGCAGCTCACAATGCTCACCCATCTTAACCTTTCCACTTGCAACTTTTCAGGCCAAGTGCCTGCCTATAGCATCGGCCGTCTCATGTCTTTGGTTTCTCTCGATCTTTCCTTCCAATATGAAATTATTGAGCTGTTTGACATTGGTTATATAGTTGACAGTGGTTTCACCAACAAAGGGGAGCTCACACTGCCTCACTTAACAACCTTAGTTGCAAACCTTACATGTCTGGAGGAGCTCCATCTTGGCTGGGTGGACATGTCCGGGCAAGGAGAAGAGTGGTGCAATGCTCTAGCCAATTACACACCAAATATCAATGTTCTTAGCTTGCCCTTATGCTCGCTCTCTAGTCCCATCTGTGGATCCCTCGCTAGTTTGCAATCATTATCTGTGGTCGATCTACAGTACAATTGGTTGACTGGTTCAGTCCCAGAATTCTTTGCCAACTTCTCCTCCTTAAGTGTTCTCCGGCTTAGCTATAATCATGACCTTCAAGGATGGGTCCCTCCTGCGATCTTTCAACACAAAAAACTAGTGACTATTGACCTTCAAAACAATCGTCATATGACAGGTAATCTGCCAAATTTCTCAACTGACAGTAATCTGGAGAACTTACTTCTCGGCGACACCAATTTCTCTGGTACAATAACAAATTCCATTAGTAATCTCAAACATTTGAAGAAGCTTGGCCTTAATGCTCGCGGTTTTGCTGGAGAGCTACCCTCATCAATCGGTAGGCTCAGATCCTTGAACTCATTGCAGATCTCTGGGTTGGGACTAGTAGGTTCAATATCACCCTGGATCCTAAACTTAACCTCCATAGAGGTTCTAGAAGTTTCCTATTGTGGTTTACATGGACAAATACCTTCTTCCATTGGTGATTTGAACAAATTGAAGAAACTGGCATTGTATAACTGCAATTTTTCAGGGGTAATACCTTGCGGTATCTTCAACTTAACTCAATTAGATACCCTCGAACTTCATTCAAATAATTTAATTGGCACCATGCAACTGAACTCGTTCTCAAAATTGCAAAAACTATTTGATTTGAATCTCTCAAACAATAAATTAAATGTAATTGAAGGAGATTATAATTCTTCACTAGCATCCTTCCCTGACATTTGGTATCTATCTTTGGCATCATGTAACATAACAAATTTCCCTAACATTCTGAGACATTTAAATGACATAAATGGAGTTGATCTTTCGAATAACCAGATTCATGGAGCTATACCCCACTGGGCATGGGAGAAATGGACAGGCGCTGGTTTTTTCTTTCTGAACTTATCACACAATTATTTTACTACTGTTGGGTATGACACCTTCCTTCCTTTGTCTGTCTTATATTTCGATCTCAGTTTTAACATGTTTGAGGGGCCAATACCTATAACCAAATACTCCAGGGTGCTTGACTACTCAAGCAACCATTTCACATCCATGCCAATCAACATTTCTACTCAACTTGATAATACCCTCTATTTCAAGGCATCAAGAAACCACCTCTCGGGAAATATTTCACCATCTTTTTGTAGCACAACGCTACAAATTATTGATCTTGCTTGGAATAACCTCAGTGGTTCAATACCTCCATGCCTAATGGAGGATGCGAATGTACTCCAAGTTCTAAATCTGGAAGAAAACAAACTTTCTGGGGAGTTGCCCCATAATATCAACGAAAGTTGCATGTTTGAGGCACTTGACTTCAGCGACAACCAAATTGAAGGACAGTTGCCCAGATCTATAGTATCTTGCAAATACTTGGAGGTCCTCGATATTGGAAACAATCAAATTAGTGACTCTTTTCCATGTTGGATGGCTATGCTTGCCAGACTTCAAGTCCTAGTTCTGAAGTCGAACAAGTTTTTTGGACATATATCACCTTTTATTGCTGATGAAAGGAACGCGTGCCAATTTCCAAGTCTGCGGGTCCTTGATTTGTCCTCCAACAACTTATCAGGGACATTGACAGAAAAAATATTTGTTGGATTGAAGTCCATGATGGTAAAAGTTGTGAACCAAACGCCAGTGATGGAGTATCATGGTGCAAATAGCCAAAACAACCAAGTATATCAAGTTAACATTGTGCTCACATACAAAGGGTTTGAGGTAGTCTTTACCAAATTATTAAGAGGCCTGGTATTCATTGATCTGTCAAACAATGCAATCCATGGCAGCATTCCAGAAGCTATTGGAAAACTTGTTTTGCTGCAATCACTCAACATGTCGCACAACTCCATCACGGGACTGATTCCTCAGGTCGGTCGTTTGAACCAGCTGGAGTCTTTGGACCTCTCGTCAAATCATATTTCAGGAGAGATTCCACAGGAGGTATCATCTCTCGACTTTCTCACAACATTAAACCTATCTAACAACTTGCTGCATGGGAGGATACCAGAGTCGCCTCATTTCTCGACATTCGATAATAGCTCATTTATGGGCAACACTGGGTTATGTGGGCCTCCACTTTCAAAACAATGCAGCAATGAGAAAACACCACATTCGGCCCTGCATATTTCAAAGGAGAAGCATTTGGATGTTATGCTATTTCTTTTTGTTGGATTGGGAATTGGTGTAGGGTTTGCTGTTGCAATTGTAGTGATATGGGTGCTCCCTCATAGGAATAATCATGAATGA